AGATCTGTGGTAGTTTCAAAAGGCATAAAAAAGTTATTTTTTGAAAGCCACTGGCTTTACAAAGACAGGCTTCATGAAATGGAGGATTTTTTTAAAGTACCTATAATATTTAAATGTGGTATTGAAACCTTTGACGATAATTTCAGAAATAAGATATTACATAAAGGTGCTGTTTTTTCCGGTCCAGCTGAAGTTGCCAAATATTTTAAGTCTATATGCCTTTTAGTTGGCATAAAAGGACAGACCACTGAAATGATAAAAAAAGATATAGAGTATCTGCTTAAATACTTTCAATATGGATGCATAAATATATTTACACAAAATTCCACAAGCATAGAAAGAGATGAAAAATTGATAAATTGGTTTAAAGAAAATTATTCGTTTTTGGATAGAGAACAAAATATAGAAGTACTTTGGAACAATACTGATTTTGGTGTTGGAACTATTTGTGACAGTTAAAAATATACGTTAAGTCATTGACTTACCAGAAGGTAAGCCAGCTTTAATGTAATAAATATTATGGCATTTATTACATTAAAGCTGTTTTTTTAAAAAATCTTTTATATCTTCTGACGGCATTGGTTTTCCGAAATAATATCCCTGGATTTTA
The genomic region above belongs to Clostridium sp. AWRP and contains:
- a CDS encoding radical SAM protein; this translates as MIRYSLVTQKNPREIVLLKASPCIWGHCSFCDYIDDNSTDTNSNITFNENILKKVTGKYKTLETINSGSCFELPLETLEYIRSVVVSKGIKKLFFESHWLYKDRLHEMEDFFKVPIIFKCGIETFDDNFRNKILHKGAVFSGPAEVAKYFKSICLLVGIKGQTTEMIKKDIEYLLKYFQYGCINIFTQNSTSIERDEKLINWFKENYSFLDREQNIEVLWNNTDFGVGTICDS